The Centroberyx gerrardi isolate f3 chromosome 7, fCenGer3.hap1.cur.20231027, whole genome shotgun sequence genome contains a region encoding:
- the elavl3 gene encoding ELAV-like protein 3 isoform X1 gives MVTIISTMETQVSNGPSGTSLPNGPVISTNGATDDSKTNLIVNYLPQNMTQEEFKSLFGSIGEIESCKLVRDKITGQSLGYGFVNYVDPNDADKAINTLNGLKLQTKTIKVSYARPSSASIRDANLYVSGLPKTMSQKDMEQLFSQYGRIITSRILVDQVTAGISRGVGFIRFDKRNEAEEAIKGLNGQKPLGAAEPITVKFANNPSQKTGQALLTQLYQTAARRYTGPLHHQTQRFRLDNLLNASYGVKSSPSLLPRFSPITIDSMTSLAGVNLTGPTGAGWCIFVYNLSPEADESVLWQLFGPFGAVTNVKVIRDFTTNKCKGFGFVTMTNYDEAAMAIASLNGYRLGDRVLQVSFKTSKQHKA, from the exons ATAATCAGCACCATGGAAACCCAGGTGTCCAACGGTCCAAGCGGAACCAGTCTGCCTAATGGTCCAGTCATCAGCACCAATGGTGCCACAGATGACAGCAAAACCAACCTGATCGTCAATTACCTGCCTCAGAACATGACCCAGGAAGAGTTCAAAAGTCTGTTTGGTAGCATTGGAGAGATTGAGTCCTGCAAGCTAGTTAGAGACAAGATAACAG GTCAGAGTTTGGGCTATGGCTTTGTAAACTACGTGGATCCCAATGATGCAGACAAGGCCATCAACACACTCAATGGTCTCAAACTGCAGACCAAAACAATCAAG GTATCATATGCCCGGCCAAGCTCGGCTTCTATTCGTGATGCCAACCTTTACGTGAGTGGCCTCCCCAAGACCATGAGCCAGAAGGACATGGAACAGCTGTTCTCCCAATATGGCCGCATCATCACATCCCGCATCCTAGTGGACCAAGTTACAG CAGGCATATCGCGAGGAGTGGGCTTCATCCGGTTTGACAAGCGAAATGAGGCAGAGGAGGCCATCAAAGGTCTGAATGGGCAGAAGCCCCTGGGTGCCGCCGAGCCCATCACTGTCAAGTTTGCCAACAACCCCAGCCAGAAGACAGGCCAGGCCTTACTGACCCAACTGTACCAGACTGCTGCCCGCCGCTACACGGGCCCCCTGCACCACCAGACTCAGCGTTTCAG ACTCGACAATTTACTAAACGCCAGCTACGGAGTCAAGAG ttctccctctctcctccccagaTTCTCCCCCATCACCATCGACAGCATGACCAGCCTGGCCGGGGTCAACCTAACCGGGCCAACTGGAGCCGGCTGGTGCATCTTTGTGTACAACCTGTCCCCCGAAGCGGACGAGAGCGTCCTGTGGCAGCTCTTCGGGCCCTTCGGCGCCGTCACTAACGTCAAGGTCATCCGTGACTTCACCACCAACAAATGTAAGGGCTTTGGCTTTGTCACCATGACCAACTACGACGAAGCCGCCATGGCCATCGCCAGCCTCAATGGCTACCGCCTGGGCGACCGCGTGCTGCAGGTTTCCTTCAAGACCAGCAAGCAGCACAAGGCCTGA
- the elavl3 gene encoding ELAV-like protein 3 isoform X4: METQVSNGPSGTSLPNGPVISTNGATDDSKTNLIVNYLPQNMTQEEFKSLFGSIGEIESCKLVRDKITGQSLGYGFVNYVDPNDADKAINTLNGLKLQTKTIKVSYARPSSASIRDANLYVSGLPKTMSQKDMEQLFSQYGRIITSRILVDQVTAGISRGVGFIRFDKRNEAEEAIKGLNGQKPLGAAEPITVKFANNPSQKTGQALLTQLYQTAARRYTGPLHHQTQRFSVIPPFGKGPDPNNSTKPILDNLLNASYGVKSSPSLLPRFSPITIDSMTSLAGVNLTGPTGAGWCIFVYNLSPEADESVLWQLFGPFGAVTNVKVIRDFTTNKCKGFGFVTMTNYDEAAMAIASLNGYRLGDRVLQVSFKTSKQHKA; this comes from the exons ATGGAAACCCAGGTGTCCAACGGTCCAAGCGGAACCAGTCTGCCTAATGGTCCAGTCATCAGCACCAATGGTGCCACAGATGACAGCAAAACCAACCTGATCGTCAATTACCTGCCTCAGAACATGACCCAGGAAGAGTTCAAAAGTCTGTTTGGTAGCATTGGAGAGATTGAGTCCTGCAAGCTAGTTAGAGACAAGATAACAG GTCAGAGTTTGGGCTATGGCTTTGTAAACTACGTGGATCCCAATGATGCAGACAAGGCCATCAACACACTCAATGGTCTCAAACTGCAGACCAAAACAATCAAG GTATCATATGCCCGGCCAAGCTCGGCTTCTATTCGTGATGCCAACCTTTACGTGAGTGGCCTCCCCAAGACCATGAGCCAGAAGGACATGGAACAGCTGTTCTCCCAATATGGCCGCATCATCACATCCCGCATCCTAGTGGACCAAGTTACAG CAGGCATATCGCGAGGAGTGGGCTTCATCCGGTTTGACAAGCGAAATGAGGCAGAGGAGGCCATCAAAGGTCTGAATGGGCAGAAGCCCCTGGGTGCCGCCGAGCCCATCACTGTCAAGTTTGCCAACAACCCCAGCCAGAAGACAGGCCAGGCCTTACTGACCCAACTGTACCAGACTGCTGCCCGCCGCTACACGGGCCCCCTGCACCACCAGACTCAGCGTTTCAG CGTGATCCCTCCATTTGGAAAGGGACCAGATCCAAATAACAGCACAAAACCAAT ACTCGACAATTTACTAAACGCCAGCTACGGAGTCAAGAG ttctccctctctcctccccagaTTCTCCCCCATCACCATCGACAGCATGACCAGCCTGGCCGGGGTCAACCTAACCGGGCCAACTGGAGCCGGCTGGTGCATCTTTGTGTACAACCTGTCCCCCGAAGCGGACGAGAGCGTCCTGTGGCAGCTCTTCGGGCCCTTCGGCGCCGTCACTAACGTCAAGGTCATCCGTGACTTCACCACCAACAAATGTAAGGGCTTTGGCTTTGTCACCATGACCAACTACGACGAAGCCGCCATGGCCATCGCCAGCCTCAATGGCTACCGCCTGGGCGACCGCGTGCTGCAGGTTTCCTTCAAGACCAGCAAGCAGCACAAGGCCTGA
- the elavl3 gene encoding ELAV-like protein 3 isoform X5 encodes METQVSNGPSGTSLPNGPVISTNGATDDSKTNLIVNYLPQNMTQEEFKSLFGSIGEIESCKLVRDKITGQSLGYGFVNYVDPNDADKAINTLNGLKLQTKTIKVSYARPSSASIRDANLYVSGLPKTMSQKDMEQLFSQYGRIITSRILVDQVTGISRGVGFIRFDKRNEAEEAIKGLNGQKPLGAAEPITVKFANNPSQKTGQALLTQLYQTAARRYTGPLHHQTQRFRLDNLLNASYGVKSRFSPITIDSMTSLAGVNLTGPTGAGWCIFVYNLSPEADESVLWQLFGPFGAVTNVKVIRDFTTNKCKGFGFVTMTNYDEAAMAIASLNGYRLGDRVLQVSFKTSKQHKA; translated from the exons ATGGAAACCCAGGTGTCCAACGGTCCAAGCGGAACCAGTCTGCCTAATGGTCCAGTCATCAGCACCAATGGTGCCACAGATGACAGCAAAACCAACCTGATCGTCAATTACCTGCCTCAGAACATGACCCAGGAAGAGTTCAAAAGTCTGTTTGGTAGCATTGGAGAGATTGAGTCCTGCAAGCTAGTTAGAGACAAGATAACAG GTCAGAGTTTGGGCTATGGCTTTGTAAACTACGTGGATCCCAATGATGCAGACAAGGCCATCAACACACTCAATGGTCTCAAACTGCAGACCAAAACAATCAAG GTATCATATGCCCGGCCAAGCTCGGCTTCTATTCGTGATGCCAACCTTTACGTGAGTGGCCTCCCCAAGACCATGAGCCAGAAGGACATGGAACAGCTGTTCTCCCAATATGGCCGCATCATCACATCCCGCATCCTAGTGGACCAAGTTACAG GCATATCGCGAGGAGTGGGCTTCATCCGGTTTGACAAGCGAAATGAGGCAGAGGAGGCCATCAAAGGTCTGAATGGGCAGAAGCCCCTGGGTGCCGCCGAGCCCATCACTGTCAAGTTTGCCAACAACCCCAGCCAGAAGACAGGCCAGGCCTTACTGACCCAACTGTACCAGACTGCTGCCCGCCGCTACACGGGCCCCCTGCACCACCAGACTCAGCGTTTCAG ACTCGACAATTTACTAAACGCCAGCTACGGAGTCAAGAG CAG aTTCTCCCCCATCACCATCGACAGCATGACCAGCCTGGCCGGGGTCAACCTAACCGGGCCAACTGGAGCCGGCTGGTGCATCTTTGTGTACAACCTGTCCCCCGAAGCGGACGAGAGCGTCCTGTGGCAGCTCTTCGGGCCCTTCGGCGCCGTCACTAACGTCAAGGTCATCCGTGACTTCACCACCAACAAATGTAAGGGCTTTGGCTTTGTCACCATGACCAACTACGACGAAGCCGCCATGGCCATCGCCAGCCTCAATGGCTACCGCCTGGGCGACCGCGTGCTGCAGGTTTCCTTCAAGACCAGCAAGCAGCACAAGGCCTGA
- the elavl3 gene encoding ELAV-like protein 3 isoform X2, with protein MVTIISTMETQVSNGPSGTSLPNGPVISTNGATDDSKTNLIVNYLPQNMTQEEFKSLFGSIGEIESCKLVRDKITGQSLGYGFVNYVDPNDADKAINTLNGLKLQTKTIKVSYARPSSASIRDANLYVSGLPKTMSQKDMEQLFSQYGRIITSRILVDQVTAGISRGVGFIRFDKRNEAEEAIKGLNGQKPLGAAEPITVKFANNPSQKTGQALLTQLYQTAARRYTGPLHHQTQRFRLDNLLNASYGVKRFSPITIDSMTSLAGVNLTGPTGAGWCIFVYNLSPEADESVLWQLFGPFGAVTNVKVIRDFTTNKCKGFGFVTMTNYDEAAMAIASLNGYRLGDRVLQVSFKTSKQHKA; from the exons ATAATCAGCACCATGGAAACCCAGGTGTCCAACGGTCCAAGCGGAACCAGTCTGCCTAATGGTCCAGTCATCAGCACCAATGGTGCCACAGATGACAGCAAAACCAACCTGATCGTCAATTACCTGCCTCAGAACATGACCCAGGAAGAGTTCAAAAGTCTGTTTGGTAGCATTGGAGAGATTGAGTCCTGCAAGCTAGTTAGAGACAAGATAACAG GTCAGAGTTTGGGCTATGGCTTTGTAAACTACGTGGATCCCAATGATGCAGACAAGGCCATCAACACACTCAATGGTCTCAAACTGCAGACCAAAACAATCAAG GTATCATATGCCCGGCCAAGCTCGGCTTCTATTCGTGATGCCAACCTTTACGTGAGTGGCCTCCCCAAGACCATGAGCCAGAAGGACATGGAACAGCTGTTCTCCCAATATGGCCGCATCATCACATCCCGCATCCTAGTGGACCAAGTTACAG CAGGCATATCGCGAGGAGTGGGCTTCATCCGGTTTGACAAGCGAAATGAGGCAGAGGAGGCCATCAAAGGTCTGAATGGGCAGAAGCCCCTGGGTGCCGCCGAGCCCATCACTGTCAAGTTTGCCAACAACCCCAGCCAGAAGACAGGCCAGGCCTTACTGACCCAACTGTACCAGACTGCTGCCCGCCGCTACACGGGCCCCCTGCACCACCAGACTCAGCGTTTCAG ACTCGACAATTTACTAAACGCCAGCTACGGAGTCAAGAG aTTCTCCCCCATCACCATCGACAGCATGACCAGCCTGGCCGGGGTCAACCTAACCGGGCCAACTGGAGCCGGCTGGTGCATCTTTGTGTACAACCTGTCCCCCGAAGCGGACGAGAGCGTCCTGTGGCAGCTCTTCGGGCCCTTCGGCGCCGTCACTAACGTCAAGGTCATCCGTGACTTCACCACCAACAAATGTAAGGGCTTTGGCTTTGTCACCATGACCAACTACGACGAAGCCGCCATGGCCATCGCCAGCCTCAATGGCTACCGCCTGGGCGACCGCGTGCTGCAGGTTTCCTTCAAGACCAGCAAGCAGCACAAGGCCTGA
- the elavl3 gene encoding ELAV-like protein 3 isoform X3, whose protein sequence is MVTIISTMETQVSNGPSGTSLPNGPVISTNGATDDSKTNLIVNYLPQNMTQEEFKSLFGSIGEIESCKLVRDKITGQSLGYGFVNYVDPNDADKAINTLNGLKLQTKTIKVSYARPSSASIRDANLYVSGLPKTMSQKDMEQLFSQYGRIITSRILVDQVTGISRGVGFIRFDKRNEAEEAIKGLNGQKPLGAAEPITVKFANNPSQKTGQALLTQLYQTAARRYTGPLHHQTQRFRFSPITIDSMTSLAGVNLTGPTGAGWCIFVYNLSPEADESVLWQLFGPFGAVTNVKVIRDFTTNKCKGFGFVTMTNYDEAAMAIASLNGYRLGDRVLQVSFKTSKQHKA, encoded by the exons ATAATCAGCACCATGGAAACCCAGGTGTCCAACGGTCCAAGCGGAACCAGTCTGCCTAATGGTCCAGTCATCAGCACCAATGGTGCCACAGATGACAGCAAAACCAACCTGATCGTCAATTACCTGCCTCAGAACATGACCCAGGAAGAGTTCAAAAGTCTGTTTGGTAGCATTGGAGAGATTGAGTCCTGCAAGCTAGTTAGAGACAAGATAACAG GTCAGAGTTTGGGCTATGGCTTTGTAAACTACGTGGATCCCAATGATGCAGACAAGGCCATCAACACACTCAATGGTCTCAAACTGCAGACCAAAACAATCAAG GTATCATATGCCCGGCCAAGCTCGGCTTCTATTCGTGATGCCAACCTTTACGTGAGTGGCCTCCCCAAGACCATGAGCCAGAAGGACATGGAACAGCTGTTCTCCCAATATGGCCGCATCATCACATCCCGCATCCTAGTGGACCAAGTTACAG GCATATCGCGAGGAGTGGGCTTCATCCGGTTTGACAAGCGAAATGAGGCAGAGGAGGCCATCAAAGGTCTGAATGGGCAGAAGCCCCTGGGTGCCGCCGAGCCCATCACTGTCAAGTTTGCCAACAACCCCAGCCAGAAGACAGGCCAGGCCTTACTGACCCAACTGTACCAGACTGCTGCCCGCCGCTACACGGGCCCCCTGCACCACCAGACTCAGCGTTTCAG aTTCTCCCCCATCACCATCGACAGCATGACCAGCCTGGCCGGGGTCAACCTAACCGGGCCAACTGGAGCCGGCTGGTGCATCTTTGTGTACAACCTGTCCCCCGAAGCGGACGAGAGCGTCCTGTGGCAGCTCTTCGGGCCCTTCGGCGCCGTCACTAACGTCAAGGTCATCCGTGACTTCACCACCAACAAATGTAAGGGCTTTGGCTTTGTCACCATGACCAACTACGACGAAGCCGCCATGGCCATCGCCAGCCTCAATGGCTACCGCCTGGGCGACCGCGTGCTGCAGGTTTCCTTCAAGACCAGCAAGCAGCACAAGGCCTGA